A region from the Oceanidesulfovibrio marinus genome encodes:
- a CDS encoding LarC family nickel insertion protein produces the protein MRLYLDLSYGIGGDMLLAALADAGLDLAPLEEMFQEAGLTAAVAAVAETRRGIAGKRLILEQAEDQPLRTLADIQAVLDRLPLNDRVRERSRDAFRRLAEVEAAVHGCEVASIHFHEVGAVDTLVDVVGAIWGFDVLGVTEARASAIPWFTGTVTCAHGEISLPAPAVLRLLEDKPVRPSSFTREMVTPTGALLLDTLVDGFDHDGAAGPSGRLHAAGLGYGMCDTGGGLRLYLLEEEPASSDTVWVLESHIDHLSGEELGRAFEGIMAAGALDVLALHGIMKKNRPAVALRVVCDDAHLQAVETAFFAQTLTLGIRRTRTERTILPRTATTMHTPWGDIRAKAYTLAGQTFIAPEDDALAELAIQTGHSTAALRRLLMSK, from the coding sequence ATGCGGCTCTATCTCGATCTTTCCTACGGCATCGGCGGGGACATGCTCCTGGCCGCCCTGGCCGACGCCGGGCTCGACCTGGCTCCCCTTGAGGAAATGTTTCAGGAAGCAGGACTGACCGCGGCCGTGGCCGCCGTGGCCGAAACGCGTAGAGGCATCGCCGGCAAACGGCTCATTCTGGAGCAGGCCGAAGACCAACCCCTGCGCACCCTGGCCGACATCCAGGCCGTGCTGGATCGCCTGCCCCTGAATGACCGCGTGCGCGAGCGCAGCAGGGACGCCTTCCGCCGGCTGGCCGAGGTCGAGGCCGCGGTCCACGGCTGCGAGGTCGCCTCCATCCACTTCCACGAGGTCGGCGCCGTGGATACCCTGGTGGACGTGGTGGGCGCGATCTGGGGGTTCGACGTCCTGGGCGTCACCGAGGCGCGCGCCTCGGCCATTCCCTGGTTTACAGGCACCGTGACCTGCGCCCACGGCGAGATCTCCCTGCCGGCTCCGGCCGTGCTCCGGCTGCTGGAGGACAAGCCCGTGCGGCCCTCGTCCTTCACCCGCGAGATGGTCACGCCCACCGGCGCGCTGCTTCTGGACACGCTGGTGGACGGCTTTGACCACGATGGCGCGGCCGGTCCCAGCGGCAGATTGCACGCCGCCGGCCTGGGCTACGGCATGTGCGACACCGGCGGCGGTCTGCGTCTCTACCTGCTGGAGGAGGAGCCCGCGTCCAGCGATACGGTCTGGGTTCTGGAAAGCCACATCGACCACCTCTCCGGCGAGGAGCTGGGCCGGGCCTTCGAGGGCATCATGGCGGCCGGCGCTCTGGACGTGCTCGCCCTGCACGGCATCATGAAGAAAAATCGCCCGGCCGTGGCCCTGCGCGTGGTCTGCGACGACGCCCACCTGCAGGCCGTGGAGACCGCGTTTTTCGCTCAGACCCTCACCCTCGGCATCCGCCGCACCCGCACCGAACGCACCATCCTGCCTCGCACTGCCACCACCATGCACACGCCCTGGGGCGATATCCGCGCCAAGGCGTACACCCTGGCCGGACAGACCTTCATCGCGCCCGAGGACGACGCCCTGGCCGAGCTCGCTATCCAGACCGGACACTCCACCGCCGCCCTGCGCCGGCTGCTGATGTCGAAATAA
- a CDS encoding peptidase U32 family protein, with the protein MIPDAPHIPELLAPAGTPDKLATALRYGADAVYLGGPDLSLRAKAAGFDIPALKDACTCAHTFGARVYYTLNILPRESGLHGVRERLEALNDLDPAASPHALIVADPGVVRLAQRIAPRYPLHLSTQANTSNSEALAFWADQGVARVNLARELTGPDIAAMAAAGREHGVEVECFVHGAQCLAISGRCLLGAAINRRSANLGLCTQPCRFEYAVRESIDLEEKTRPGHTTWRAACADGFGALFAPEDLCLVHHLGWFGRVGVAALKIEGRMRSEQAIAQTVDAYRAALDGLCDGRMPGQAVMDELRHAAARPLGTGFFCETPRLLYDPEASPFIRRPMAGKIIAPAGDHRWSVAVKGRWDTAAAIDILVPGLQRPRLAPGDYALENAAGERITLAHSGMDAVLVCDHPDLSAGFFLRLA; encoded by the coding sequence TTGATACCGGACGCCCCGCATATTCCCGAGCTGCTGGCCCCGGCCGGCACACCGGACAAACTGGCCACGGCCCTGCGCTACGGCGCAGACGCCGTGTACCTTGGCGGGCCAGACCTCTCCCTGCGCGCCAAGGCCGCCGGCTTCGATATCCCGGCCCTGAAAGACGCATGCACGTGTGCGCATACATTCGGGGCCCGCGTCTACTACACGCTCAACATTCTGCCGCGCGAGTCCGGTCTGCACGGCGTGCGCGAGCGGCTGGAAGCGCTGAACGACCTCGATCCCGCGGCCTCGCCCCACGCGCTCATCGTGGCCGACCCCGGCGTGGTCCGCCTGGCGCAACGCATCGCCCCGCGCTATCCCCTGCACCTCTCCACCCAGGCCAACACCTCCAACAGCGAGGCCCTGGCCTTCTGGGCCGATCAGGGCGTTGCGCGCGTCAACCTGGCGCGGGAGCTCACCGGCCCAGACATCGCCGCCATGGCCGCGGCCGGCCGTGAGCACGGCGTGGAGGTGGAGTGCTTTGTCCACGGCGCGCAGTGTCTGGCCATCTCCGGCCGCTGTCTGCTCGGCGCGGCCATCAACCGCCGCTCCGCCAACTTGGGCCTCTGCACCCAGCCCTGCCGCTTCGAGTACGCCGTTCGCGAGAGCATTGACCTCGAAGAAAAGACGCGCCCCGGCCACACCACTTGGCGCGCCGCCTGCGCCGACGGTTTTGGCGCCCTCTTCGCCCCGGAGGACCTCTGTCTGGTCCACCATCTCGGCTGGTTCGGCCGCGTCGGCGTGGCCGCCCTCAAGATCGAAGGTCGCATGCGCTCGGAGCAGGCCATTGCCCAGACCGTGGACGCCTACCGCGCCGCCCTGGACGGCCTCTGCGATGGTCGCATGCCCGGCCAAGCCGTCATGGACGAGCTGCGCCACGCCGCGGCCCGGCCCCTCGGCACCGGTTTTTTCTGCGAAACCCCGCGCCTCCTGTACGATCCCGAGGCCTCGCCCTTCATCCGCCGCCCCATGGCCGGCAAAATTATCGCCCCCGCCGGAGACCACCGCTGGAGCGTGGCCGTCAAAGGACGCTGGGACACTGCCGCAGCCATCGACATCCTCGTGCCCGGTCTGCAGCGTCCGCGCCTCGCGCCTGGCGACTATGCCCTGGAAAATGCGGCCGGCGAACGCATCACCCTCGCCCACTCCGGCATGGACGCCGTCCTTGTCTGCGATCATCCGGATTTGTCGGCCGGCTTTTTCCTGCGCTTGGCCTGA
- a CDS encoding PHP domain-containing protein has product MPEIDLHTHSSISDGSMSPEELMAAAKTAGLKAIALTDHDTLDGLERAATAAKEIGLEFIPGCELTVTHETLRFHMLALWLPLDAPDIQSALDEIIRHRNERNHIIIQKLNDLGINLSYDDVLAKAGDGAVGRPHFAAAMMEKGFVTSAQDAFDRYLGANGKAYEPKKVLTAAHSLELLQRHGATPVLAHPCQIGLGKDELASLILTLKGMGLDAIEAYYSDHSPSQTRSFLELARRLDLGVAGGSDFHGPIKPDIRLGTGRGRLDIPYSVLEDLKKRRRDKGLPTETTPTVLF; this is encoded by the coding sequence ATGCCTGAAATTGATCTGCATACCCATTCCTCCATCTCGGACGGCAGCATGAGCCCGGAGGAGCTCATGGCCGCGGCCAAGACCGCCGGGCTCAAAGCCATCGCCCTGACCGACCATGACACCCTGGACGGCCTGGAACGCGCCGCAACGGCCGCGAAGGAAATCGGGCTGGAGTTCATCCCCGGCTGCGAGCTCACCGTGACGCACGAGACCCTGCGCTTCCACATGCTGGCCCTGTGGCTGCCCCTCGATGCGCCGGACATCCAGAGCGCCCTGGACGAGATCATCCGCCACCGCAACGAGCGCAACCACATCATCATCCAGAAACTCAACGACCTGGGCATCAACCTCTCTTATGACGACGTGCTGGCCAAGGCTGGCGACGGCGCCGTGGGCCGGCCCCACTTTGCCGCCGCCATGATGGAAAAGGGCTTCGTCACTTCGGCGCAGGACGCCTTTGACCGCTACCTGGGCGCCAACGGCAAGGCCTACGAGCCCAAGAAGGTGCTCACCGCGGCGCACTCCCTGGAGCTGCTGCAGCGCCACGGCGCCACCCCGGTGCTGGCCCACCCCTGCCAGATCGGCCTGGGCAAGGACGAACTCGCCTCGCTCATCCTCACGCTCAAGGGCATGGGGCTCGACGCCATCGAGGCGTACTACAGCGACCACAGCCCGTCGCAGACGCGCTCTTTCCTGGAGCTGGCCAGACGGCTGGACCTCGGCGTAGCCGGCGGCTCGGACTTCCACGGTCCCATCAAGCCGGACATCAGGCTGGGCACAGGCCGCGGCAGGCTGGACATCCCCTACTCCGTGCTCGAAGACCTCAAAAAGCGCCGCCGGGACAAGGGCCTGCCCACCGAGACGACGCCTACCGTGCTCTTTTGA
- a CDS encoding Trm112 family protein, translating into MAIDKELLDILVSPKTKAPVVPTEDGEGLYCEQERMVYPIRDGIPIMLVEEAVSFDEWQRGKREAIKRGAV; encoded by the coding sequence ATGGCAATCGACAAAGAACTTCTCGACATACTCGTAAGCCCCAAGACCAAGGCGCCCGTGGTCCCCACCGAAGACGGCGAGGGCCTGTACTGCGAGCAGGAACGGATGGTCTACCCCATCCGGGACGGCATTCCGATCATGCTCGTGGAGGAGGCAGTCTCCTTCGACGAATGGCAGCGCGGCAAGCGCGAGGCCATCAAGCGCGGCGCGGTCTAG
- a CDS encoding thioredoxin domain-containing protein: protein MTHENRLAREKSPYLLQHKNNPVDWWPWCEEAFETARRENRPVFLSIGYSTCHWCHVMEKESFEDEAVAALMNDTFVSIKVDREERPDLDNLYMTVCHLMTGQGGWPLTVLLTPEKKPFFAGTYIPKETRYGRAGMLDLVPKVNLMWQAQRAELDKSAEHVTAHLQAFMTGQMAREAEGEIGEAEMEKAYASLAERFDNHWGGFGEAPKFPTPHILLFLLRMWARHGKADGLAMVEKTLIAMRAGGMFDHVGFGFHRYSTDREWLVPHFEKMLYDQALLSLVYTEAYQITGNPAFRGTVKEVLTYVLRDMRSDTGGFYSAEDADSEGEEGKFYVFTTAEVEEILGPENAAVVQKAYGMTAEGNFLEEATGNRTGANILHLPKGLDDVAAELGIDEKYLAETLLHARQQLFAARNQRGRPLLDDKILTDWNGLMIAALARAGRALDQPDYTHAAEAAANFILHEMRDEDGRLLHRYREGEAGLSAHAEDYAFFLWGLVELYEATFDSTWLEAAAALAGDFLDRFRDAERGGFYFTASDAEQLLARSKEGQDAAIPSANSVAMLVFTKLARLLGVPDYEGYAEEVARAFYPDASQHPAGYTFMLCAVDLARGKSMEIVIAGEERDETWQAMRRAVDSRYLPGAVALATRPGLEKIAPWTAPLTPKDGRTTAYVCEERACKSPVTDTAALESLLKGSAS, encoded by the coding sequence ATGACGCATGAGAACCGACTCGCCCGCGAGAAGAGCCCCTACCTGCTCCAGCACAAAAACAACCCGGTGGACTGGTGGCCGTGGTGCGAAGAGGCCTTCGAGACCGCCCGCCGCGAAAACAGGCCCGTGTTCCTCTCCATCGGCTACTCCACGTGCCACTGGTGCCATGTGATGGAAAAGGAGTCCTTCGAGGACGAGGCCGTGGCCGCGCTGATGAACGACACCTTCGTGTCCATAAAAGTAGACAGGGAAGAACGGCCGGACCTGGACAACCTCTACATGACGGTCTGCCACCTGATGACCGGCCAGGGCGGCTGGCCGCTCACGGTGCTGCTCACCCCGGAGAAGAAGCCCTTCTTCGCCGGCACGTACATCCCCAAGGAAACGCGGTACGGCCGCGCCGGCATGCTGGACCTGGTGCCCAAGGTCAATCTGATGTGGCAGGCCCAGCGCGCCGAGCTGGACAAGTCCGCCGAGCACGTCACCGCCCATCTCCAGGCGTTCATGACCGGGCAGATGGCCCGAGAGGCCGAAGGCGAAATCGGCGAGGCCGAAATGGAAAAGGCGTACGCCTCCCTGGCCGAGCGCTTCGACAACCACTGGGGCGGGTTCGGCGAAGCGCCCAAGTTCCCCACCCCGCACATCCTGCTTTTCCTGCTGCGCATGTGGGCGCGCCACGGCAAGGCGGACGGTCTGGCCATGGTGGAAAAGACCCTCATTGCCATGCGCGCCGGCGGCATGTTCGACCACGTGGGCTTCGGCTTCCACCGCTACTCCACGGATCGCGAGTGGCTGGTGCCCCACTTCGAGAAGATGCTCTACGACCAGGCCCTGCTCTCGCTGGTCTACACCGAGGCGTACCAGATCACCGGCAACCCGGCATTTCGCGGCACGGTCAAGGAGGTGCTCACCTACGTGCTGCGCGACATGCGCTCCGACACGGGCGGGTTCTACTCTGCCGAAGACGCCGACAGCGAAGGCGAGGAAGGCAAGTTCTACGTCTTCACCACGGCCGAGGTGGAGGAGATACTGGGGCCGGAGAACGCCGCCGTAGTCCAGAAGGCGTACGGCATGACGGCCGAGGGCAACTTCCTGGAGGAGGCCACGGGCAATCGCACCGGCGCCAACATCCTCCATCTGCCCAAGGGATTGGACGACGTGGCCGCCGAGCTTGGCATCGACGAGAAGTACTTGGCCGAGACCCTGCTGCATGCGCGCCAGCAGCTCTTTGCTGCGCGGAACCAGCGGGGGCGCCCCCTGCTGGACGACAAGATCCTCACCGACTGGAACGGGCTGATGATCGCGGCGTTGGCGCGCGCCGGCCGCGCTCTGGACCAGCCCGACTACACCCACGCCGCCGAGGCCGCCGCGAACTTCATCCTGCACGAGATGCGCGACGAGGACGGCCGCCTGCTGCACCGCTACCGCGAGGGCGAGGCCGGCCTTTCCGCCCATGCCGAGGACTACGCCTTCTTCCTGTGGGGGCTGGTGGAGCTCTACGAAGCCACATTCGACTCCACCTGGCTGGAGGCGGCCGCAGCCCTGGCCGGGGATTTTCTGGACCGCTTCCGCGACGCCGAGCGCGGCGGCTTCTACTTCACCGCGTCGGACGCGGAACAGCTGCTGGCCCGCTCCAAGGAAGGCCAGGACGCCGCCATCCCCTCGGCCAACTCTGTGGCCATGCTCGTGTTCACCAAGCTGGCCCGCCTCCTGGGCGTGCCGGATTACGAGGGCTATGCCGAGGAGGTCGCCCGCGCCTTCTATCCGGATGCCTCACAGCACCCGGCCGGCTATACGTTCATGCTTTGCGCCGTGGATCTGGCGCGCGGAAAATCCATGGAGATCGTCATTGCCGGGGAGGAGCGCGACGAAACGTGGCAGGCCATGCGCCGCGCCGTGGACTCCCGCTATCTGCCAGGAGCCGTGGCCCTTGCCACCCGGCCCGGCCTGGAGAAGATCGCGCCGTGGACGGCGCCTTTGACGCCAAAGGACGGACGCACCACGGCCTACGTCTGCGAAGAACGCGCGTGTAAAAGCCCGGTCACCGACACTGCGGCGCTGGAGTCCTTGCTGAAAGGATCGGCCTCGTAA
- the tgt gene encoding tRNA guanosine(34) transglycosylase Tgt, whose product MTRPGTFQILARDGAARRGTLETAHGTVQTPVFMPVGTQASVKSIDPRDLDEIRAQIVLGNTYHLYMRPGDELVAQMGGLHGFAAWDRPVLTDSGGFQVFSLAGLREITENGVTFRSHIDGSSHIFTPEKAIAIQQNLGSDIMMVLDECVAYGTEYDYTAKSLEMTTRWAQRCRDAHPEGQNGRLVFGIVQGGFFEDLRTRSAQQLMEIPFEGFAIGGLSVGESPDEMRQLLAHTAPLLPDQKPRYLMGVGTPMDILDGVALGVDMFDCVLPTRNARNGTLFTSFGKINIKQARFRDDPEPLDPECDCYACRTFSRAYLRHLYMARELLSYRLNTLHNLRFYLRMMEEVRDAIGQGTFEQLRARYRAAYEQSESAAENCRP is encoded by the coding sequence ATGACACGCCCCGGAACATTTCAAATCCTCGCACGCGACGGCGCCGCCCGCCGCGGCACACTGGAAACGGCTCACGGCACGGTGCAGACCCCGGTTTTCATGCCCGTGGGCACGCAAGCTTCAGTCAAGTCCATCGACCCACGCGATCTTGATGAAATCCGCGCGCAGATCGTGCTCGGCAACACATACCACCTCTACATGCGGCCCGGCGACGAGCTCGTGGCCCAAATGGGCGGCCTGCACGGCTTCGCGGCCTGGGACCGGCCCGTGCTCACCGACTCCGGCGGCTTCCAGGTCTTCAGCCTGGCCGGCCTGCGCGAGATCACCGAGAACGGCGTCACCTTCCGCTCGCACATCGACGGCTCCAGCCACATCTTCACCCCGGAGAAGGCCATCGCCATCCAGCAGAACCTCGGCTCGGACATCATGATGGTCCTGGACGAGTGCGTGGCCTACGGCACGGAGTATGACTACACGGCCAAGTCCCTGGAGATGACCACCCGCTGGGCGCAGCGCTGCCGCGACGCCCACCCCGAGGGCCAGAACGGCCGCCTCGTGTTCGGCATCGTCCAGGGCGGCTTCTTCGAGGACCTGCGCACCAGGTCCGCCCAGCAGCTCATGGAGATTCCCTTCGAAGGCTTCGCCATCGGCGGCCTGTCCGTGGGTGAATCGCCGGACGAGATGCGCCAGCTCCTGGCCCATACCGCGCCGCTGCTGCCCGACCAGAAGCCCCGCTACCTCATGGGCGTGGGCACGCCCATGGACATTCTGGACGGCGTGGCCCTGGGCGTGGACATGTTCGACTGCGTGCTGCCCACGCGCAACGCCCGCAACGGCACGTTGTTCACCTCTTTCGGCAAGATCAACATCAAGCAGGCCCGGTTCCGCGACGATCCCGAGCCCCTGGACCCGGAGTGCGACTGCTACGCCTGCCGCACCTTCAGCCGCGCCTACCTGCGCCACCTCTATATGGCGCGGGAGCTGCTCTCCTACCGCCTCAACACCCTGCACAACCTGCGCTTCTATTTGCGGATGATGGAAGAGGTCCGCGACGCCATCGGGCAGGGAACCTTCGAGCAGCTGCGCGCCAGATACCGCGCCGCCTACGAGCAATCCGAATCCGCAGCGGAGAACTGCCGCCCCTGA
- a CDS encoding BPL-N domain-containing protein — MAECYILWDESYLWGLLAWRAVDSFGIPYRLVKAQDIAQGLLSSNPPAVLLVPGGVARRKAERLGKTGMAEVRNYIESGGTYIGFCGGSGLGLTGRYGLGICPWTRAAMRDRMLHLISGHIHVSLSNDGAGLCHGAFADLIPADLPEEPLLPVWWPARFASEPATNVGVLAHYDKPGDDFWIADLPIASLPSGTFQDWEQVYGLTLKPDFIRGQPCIVAGTFGKGRYVLSYAHLETPASPQANGWLAHILATLTGETPLVREVPPWNLCSMPAQWEHPLLDRAGAVMRELLDLGRDHFLLFDRNDWLLGWRAGIPGSHLNHLCAMLQQCRAMEPSDEAIRVLEEEATAFERALTGFHDEVSSYLLAERLAMTLSRTYPDAVSQKALQERREAIFGQAMEQSGLYADLLSTLDRVLWRQMRTGS, encoded by the coding sequence ATGGCCGAGTGTTACATTCTCTGGGATGAATCCTACCTCTGGGGTCTGCTCGCATGGCGAGCCGTGGACTCGTTCGGGATTCCATACCGGCTGGTCAAGGCGCAAGACATAGCCCAAGGGCTCTTATCAAGCAACCCGCCTGCCGTGCTTCTCGTACCGGGAGGCGTGGCCAGACGCAAGGCCGAACGTCTCGGAAAAACCGGCATGGCCGAGGTCCGCAACTACATTGAGAGCGGCGGCACGTACATCGGTTTTTGCGGCGGCTCCGGCCTTGGGCTCACGGGCCGCTACGGCCTGGGCATCTGCCCCTGGACGCGCGCGGCCATGCGTGACCGCATGCTGCACCTCATCAGCGGGCACATCCACGTTTCCCTGAGCAACGATGGCGCCGGCCTGTGCCACGGCGCTTTCGCCGACCTCATCCCGGCCGACCTGCCCGAGGAGCCCCTGCTGCCCGTGTGGTGGCCGGCGCGCTTCGCCAGCGAGCCTGCCACGAATGTGGGCGTGCTGGCCCACTACGACAAGCCCGGCGACGACTTCTGGATCGCCGATCTGCCCATCGCCTCCCTGCCCTCCGGCACGTTCCAGGACTGGGAGCAGGTCTACGGCCTCACGCTCAAGCCGGACTTCATCCGCGGCCAGCCGTGCATCGTGGCCGGCACCTTCGGCAAGGGCCGCTACGTGCTCAGCTACGCGCACCTAGAGACACCGGCCTCGCCTCAGGCCAACGGGTGGCTCGCGCACATCCTGGCCACGCTCACGGGCGAGACGCCCCTGGTCCGCGAGGTGCCGCCGTGGAACTTGTGCTCCATGCCGGCGCAGTGGGAGCATCCCCTGCTGGACAGAGCCGGAGCCGTAATGCGCGAGCTGCTGGACCTGGGCCGCGACCACTTTCTGCTCTTTGACCGCAACGACTGGCTCCTGGGCTGGCGAGCGGGCATTCCGGGCTCGCACCTCAACCACCTCTGCGCCATGCTCCAGCAGTGCCGGGCCATGGAGCCCTCGGACGAGGCCATCCGGGTGCTGGAGGAAGAGGCCACGGCCTTCGAACGCGCACTCACCGGCTTCCACGACGAGGTCTCCTCCTATCTGCTGGCGGAGCGCCTGGCCATGACCCTCTCGCGCACCTACCCGGACGCCGTGTCGCAAAAAGCGCTGCAGGAACGGCGCGAGGCCATCTTCGGCCAGGCCATGGAGCAAAGCGGCCTCTACGCCGACCTGCTGTCCACCCTGGACCGCGTGCTCTGGCGGCAGATGCGCACCGGGAGCTGA
- a CDS encoding valine--tRNA ligase, whose product MAEKTLPKGYEPADVEKRWYQHWEETKAFTPEADPERESYSIVIPPPNVTGKLHIGHALNMTMQDILCRFNRQQGKNVLWVPGMDHAGIATQNVVERQLAAEGVSREDLGREKFVERVWQWKEEYGGAILQQIRRLGASVDWTRERFTYDEHLSKAVREVFVQLYEEGLIYKGDYIINWCNRCHTALADDEVEYAAKAGKLYLIRYPYSAKGGSGERLPDLVVATTRPETMLGDTAVAVNPEDERYKDAIGMEVALPLTNRTIPVIGDSYVDMEFGTGCLKITPAHDPNDFEIGRKHGLEALQVITSRGIMSDAAGPEFAGLTTQEARKKVVAELKARGFLVEVQDYDHNVGQCYRCKSVIEPHVSTQWFVKVGPLAKAARAAVADGETKILPDQWVKVYYNWLDNIRDWCISRQLWWGHRIPAWTCEECGELTVSREDPMACAHCGSAKLVQDEDVLDTWFSSALWPFSTMGWPEKTKDLEVFYPTSVLVTAFDILFFWVARMMMMGIHFMGKAPFSDVYIHALVRDAEGKKMSKSVGNVIDPLIMIDKYGCDALRFTLTAFAAMGRDIKLSEERIEGYRHFVNKLWNAARFVMMNLPESMPADAAEREVEKTPGVHHQWIFHRLEQVKEDVASALTEYRFNDAAQALYQFIWHEFCDWYLEMLKPEFNGEDDNAREAAQVAVWTAFTEVLVLLHPIMPFVTAEIWAVLPDTAGDDIVHAPYPAPRPGAKNEAAEKAMVLVQETIVAVRNIRGELNIAPSKGLALMVRPSDADAARILEENRSMISTLARLDSLTVDADITPPKAVASAVVRGSECYVPLAGAIDFEDELARLDKELGKIEKELAVGAKKLANEGFVSKAPAEVVAKEKEKVETLSDKRDKLIDLKERLAAASQE is encoded by the coding sequence ATGGCAGAAAAGACACTGCCCAAGGGCTACGAGCCCGCGGATGTAGAGAAACGCTGGTATCAGCACTGGGAAGAAACCAAAGCCTTCACCCCGGAGGCCGATCCCGAGCGAGAGTCGTACTCCATCGTGATCCCCCCGCCCAACGTGACGGGCAAGCTGCACATCGGCCATGCCCTGAACATGACCATGCAGGACATCCTCTGCCGTTTCAACAGGCAGCAGGGCAAGAACGTGCTCTGGGTGCCGGGTATGGACCACGCCGGCATCGCCACCCAGAACGTGGTGGAGCGCCAGCTTGCAGCGGAAGGTGTGAGCCGCGAGGACCTGGGCCGCGAGAAGTTCGTGGAGCGCGTCTGGCAATGGAAGGAAGAGTACGGCGGCGCGATTCTGCAGCAGATTCGCCGGCTGGGCGCTTCCGTGGACTGGACCCGCGAGCGTTTCACCTACGACGAGCATCTTTCCAAAGCCGTGCGCGAGGTCTTTGTCCAGCTCTACGAAGAAGGGCTGATCTACAAGGGCGACTACATCATCAACTGGTGCAATCGCTGCCACACCGCCCTGGCCGACGACGAGGTGGAGTACGCGGCCAAGGCCGGCAAGCTGTACCTCATCCGCTATCCATACTCCGCCAAGGGCGGCTCCGGCGAGCGGCTGCCCGATCTGGTGGTGGCCACCACACGGCCCGAGACCATGCTGGGCGACACGGCCGTGGCCGTGAACCCCGAGGATGAGCGCTACAAGGACGCCATCGGTATGGAGGTGGCCCTGCCGCTGACGAACCGGACCATCCCGGTGATCGGCGATTCCTACGTAGACATGGAGTTCGGCACGGGCTGTCTGAAGATCACTCCGGCGCACGATCCCAACGACTTCGAGATCGGCCGCAAGCACGGCCTGGAGGCGCTCCAGGTCATCACTTCCCGCGGCATCATGAGCGATGCGGCCGGGCCGGAGTTCGCCGGCCTGACCACCCAGGAGGCGCGCAAGAAGGTTGTGGCCGAGCTCAAGGCCCGCGGCTTCCTCGTGGAGGTCCAGGACTACGACCACAACGTGGGCCAGTGTTACCGCTGCAAGTCGGTCATCGAGCCCCACGTCTCCACCCAGTGGTTCGTCAAGGTGGGCCCCCTGGCCAAAGCGGCGCGCGCCGCCGTGGCCGACGGCGAGACCAAAATTCTTCCGGACCAGTGGGTCAAGGTCTACTACAACTGGCTGGACAACATCCGCGACTGGTGCATCTCCCGCCAGCTCTGGTGGGGGCACCGCATCCCGGCGTGGACCTGCGAGGAGTGCGGCGAGCTGACCGTCTCCCGCGAGGACCCCATGGCCTGCGCCCACTGCGGCTCGGCTAAGCTGGTGCAGGACGAGGATGTGCTGGATACCTGGTTCTCTTCGGCCCTGTGGCCGTTCTCCACCATGGGCTGGCCGGAAAAGACCAAGGACCTGGAGGTGTTCTACCCCACGTCCGTGCTGGTCACCGCCTTCGACATCCTCTTCTTCTGGGTCGCCCGCATGATGATGATGGGCATCCACTTCATGGGCAAGGCGCCGTTCTCCGACGTCTACATCCACGCCCTGGTGCGCGACGCCGAGGGCAAGAAGATGTCCAAGTCCGTGGGCAACGTCATCGACCCCTTGATCATGATCGACAAGTACGGCTGCGACGCCCTGCGCTTCACGCTCACGGCTTTTGCCGCCATGGGCCGGGACATCAAGCTCTCCGAGGAGCGCATCGAGGGCTACCGCCACTTCGTGAACAAGCTGTGGAACGCGGCGCGCTTCGTGATGATGAACCTGCCCGAGTCCATGCCGGCCGACGCCGCTGAGCGCGAGGTGGAGAAGACCCCGGGCGTGCACCATCAGTGGATCTTCCACCGGCTGGAGCAGGTCAAGGAGGATGTGGCCTCCGCCCTGACCGAGTACCGTTTCAACGACGCGGCCCAGGCCCTGTACCAGTTCATCTGGCACGAGTTCTGCGACTGGTACCTGGAGATGCTCAAGCCGGAGTTCAACGGCGAGGACGACAACGCCCGCGAGGCCGCGCAGGTGGCCGTGTGGACCGCCTTTACCGAGGTCCTGGTGCTGCTGCACCCCATCATGCCGTTCGTTACGGCCGAGATCTGGGCCGTGCTGCCGGATACGGCCGGCGACGACATCGTCCATGCGCCGTACCCGGCCCCGCGCCCCGGCGCCAAGAACGAGGCCGCCGAGAAGGCCATGGTCCTGGTGCAGGAGACCATCGTGGCCGTGCGCAATATCCGCGGCGAGCTGAACATCGCCCCGTCCAAGGGGCTGGCGCTCATGGTCCGGCCATCGGATGCGGACGCCGCCCGGATTCTGGAGGAGAACCGCTCCATGATCTCCACCCTGGCGCGTCTCGATTCCCTCACCGTGGACGCGGACATTACGCCGCCCAAGGCCGTGGCCTCGGCCGTCGTCCGTGGCTCGGAGTGCTACGTGCCCCTGGCCGGCGCCATCGACTTCGAGGACGAGCTGGCCCGACTGGACAAGGAGCTTGGCAAGATAGAAAAGGAGCTCGCCGTGGGCGCCAAGAAGCTGGCCAACGAGGGCTTTGTTTCCAAGGCCCCGGCCGAGGTGGTCGCCAAGGAAAAGGAAAAGGTCGAGACCCTTTCCGACAAGCGCGACAAGCTTATTGATCTCAAGGAGCGGCTCGCCGCCGCCAGCCAGGAATAG